The following proteins are co-located in the Piscirickettsia litoralis genome:
- the tadA gene encoding tRNA adenosine(34) deaminase TadA, producing MNDRDEYWMRRALANAACAERLGEVPVGAVVVIGDQCIAESYNTPIRSQEPTAHAEIQALKLAASRLGNYRLDDAELYVTLEPCMMCSGAMVHARIKRLIFGAHDPKTGVISSAAKLLDEPYLNHQIDYSGGILEDDCARQLKDFFKRRRLENQQKLKLKSSEFKQKKG from the coding sequence ATGAATGATCGTGATGAATATTGGATGCGGCGAGCCTTGGCGAATGCAGCCTGCGCTGAACGTTTAGGTGAGGTTCCTGTCGGAGCGGTTGTCGTGATTGGTGATCAGTGTATCGCTGAGAGTTATAACACTCCCATACGTTCACAAGAACCGACTGCTCATGCAGAAATTCAAGCTTTAAAATTAGCTGCCAGCCGTTTGGGGAATTATCGTCTCGATGACGCGGAACTTTATGTGACTTTAGAGCCTTGTATGATGTGTAGCGGAGCGATGGTCCATGCGCGTATTAAACGCTTGATCTTTGGCGCACATGATCCTAAAACAGGTGTAATTTCTAGCGCAGCAAAACTTCTCGATGAACCTTACTTAAATCACCAGATTGATTATTCTGGGGGGATATTAGAAGATGATTGTGCTAGGCAACTAAAAGATTTTTTTAAACGCCGTCGGCTTGAAAATCAGCAAAAATTAAAACTTAAATCCAGTGAATTTAAACAAAAGAAGGGTTAA
- a CDS encoding glycosyltransferase, which yields MSVSPYISVVIPVHNEEDVLDDLYQRLFPVLDKMNKPFEVLFTNDGSRDRSSEILKGFFNERPNEVRVIEFNRNYGQHMAIMAGFERVRGEIVITMDADLQNLPEDIPKLVDKVEEGHDVVGGYRVDRQDRLWRKFVSKAHNFLRKYITKIDMQDEGCMLRAYRREIVELMIASGESSTFIPALAVSYAANPTDVPVRHAAREAGESSYNLYKLIRYNFDLFTNFSLVPIQMFTFIGLAVAFGSLILFVYLMVQRLLHGPDVDGIFTLFAIVFFLMGVLLTGMGIMGEYIGRIFQEVRRRPRFVIRHVLEQKDINTSITDSSSNSNFNPKAE from the coding sequence GTGAGTGTAAGCCCCTATATTAGTGTTGTGATCCCCGTTCATAACGAAGAAGATGTGCTTGATGATTTATATCAGCGCTTATTTCCTGTGCTTGATAAGATGAATAAGCCTTTTGAGGTTTTATTTACCAACGATGGTAGTCGTGATCGCTCAAGTGAAATTCTAAAAGGCTTTTTTAATGAGCGCCCGAATGAAGTGCGCGTCATTGAGTTTAATCGTAATTATGGCCAGCATATGGCGATTATGGCCGGTTTCGAGCGAGTGCGCGGTGAAATTGTCATCACTATGGATGCAGACTTACAGAACTTACCCGAGGATATTCCAAAACTTGTCGATAAAGTCGAAGAAGGTCATGATGTCGTTGGAGGTTATCGAGTGGATCGCCAGGATCGTTTGTGGCGTAAATTTGTGTCCAAAGCGCATAATTTCCTGCGTAAATACATCACTAAAATCGACATGCAAGATGAAGGCTGCATGCTGCGTGCTTATCGTCGTGAGATTGTTGAACTTATGATTGCCAGTGGTGAAAGTTCGACTTTTATCCCCGCGCTTGCGGTGAGCTATGCGGCGAATCCAACAGATGTGCCAGTACGTCATGCGGCGCGTGAAGCGGGTGAGTCCAGTTATAACCTTTATAAGTTAATTCGCTATAATTTTGATTTGTTTACCAACTTCTCGTTAGTACCGATTCAGATGTTTACCTTTATTGGTTTGGCTGTTGCGTTCGGTAGCTTAATCTTATTTGTGTATTTGATGGTACAGCGTTTGTTGCATGGCCCAGATGTGGATGGGATCTTCACCCTGTTTGCGATCGTTTTTTTCTTGATGGGAGTTTTATTAACAGGCATGGGTATTATGGGTGAATATATCGGCCGTATTTTCCAAGAAGTGCGTCGTCGCCCACGTTTTGTTATTCGTCACGTTCTTGAGCAAAAAGACATAAATACGTCCATCACAGACTCTAGTTCTAATTCTAACTTTAACCCTAAGGCAGAATGA
- the guaB gene encoding IMP dehydrogenase — protein sequence MRISQEALTFDDVLLVPAHSEVLPNQVQLHTQLTRNIKLNIPLISAAMDTVTEGRMAIAMAQEGGLGIVHKNMSIEEQANQIRMVKKYESGIVKDPITATPETTVRRLLEITKQHGISGVPVLKENKLVGIVTSRDVRFETNYDQPIANIMTPKERLVTAGEGASREEVHALLHQHRLEKILVINDSFELKGLITVTDMMKAQENPLACKDDLGRLRVGAAVGAGGDAGERVAALVDAGVDLIVVDTAHGHSQGVIDRVAWVKQNYPNVDVIGGNIATADAAKALVAAGADGVKVGIGPGSICTTRVVAGVGVPQISAVANVAEALKGTGVGVIADGGIRYSGDICKAVAAGADCIMVGGLLAGTEEAPGEVVLFQGRSYKSYRGMGSLGAMSEGSSDRYFQEGNATDKLVPEGIEGRVDYKGVMRSVVHQLMGGLRSGMGYVGCADVHTMKSKAEFVRITGAGMRESHVHDVTVTKEPPNYQAR from the coding sequence ATGCGTATTTCTCAAGAAGCACTTACCTTTGATGATGTTTTACTTGTTCCTGCTCACTCTGAAGTCCTGCCTAATCAAGTTCAATTACATACTCAACTCACTCGCAATATTAAGTTAAATATTCCTTTGATTTCTGCTGCGATGGATACAGTCACTGAAGGGCGTATGGCGATTGCGATGGCGCAAGAGGGTGGCTTGGGAATTGTCCATAAGAACATGTCTATTGAAGAGCAGGCGAATCAGATTCGCATGGTGAAAAAATATGAAAGCGGCATTGTAAAAGATCCGATTACGGCAACGCCGGAGACAACGGTTCGTCGCTTATTAGAAATTACGAAGCAACATGGTATCTCAGGGGTTCCTGTTCTAAAAGAGAACAAACTGGTCGGTATAGTCACTAGCCGTGATGTGCGTTTTGAAACGAATTATGATCAACCGATTGCCAATATCATGACACCGAAAGAGCGTTTAGTGACTGCTGGAGAGGGTGCAAGCCGTGAAGAGGTCCATGCCTTATTGCATCAACACCGCCTGGAAAAAATCTTGGTTATTAATGACAGTTTTGAGCTTAAAGGCTTAATTACCGTCACAGATATGATGAAAGCTCAAGAAAACCCATTGGCCTGTAAAGATGATCTCGGTCGTTTACGTGTTGGGGCCGCTGTTGGTGCTGGTGGTGATGCTGGTGAGCGGGTTGCAGCTTTGGTTGATGCCGGTGTAGATCTGATTGTTGTTGATACCGCGCATGGTCATTCGCAAGGGGTGATCGATCGGGTGGCTTGGGTGAAACAAAACTACCCCAATGTTGATGTCATCGGTGGTAATATTGCCACTGCTGATGCGGCAAAAGCGCTCGTTGCTGCTGGTGCTGATGGTGTGAAGGTCGGTATAGGCCCTGGATCGATCTGTACAACGCGTGTAGTTGCGGGTGTCGGTGTGCCACAAATCAGTGCCGTGGCGAATGTTGCAGAGGCGCTAAAAGGCACGGGTGTGGGTGTGATTGCTGATGGTGGTATTCGCTATTCTGGTGATATATGTAAGGCGGTTGCCGCAGGAGCCGATTGCATTATGGTCGGAGGTTTGCTCGCTGGAACCGAGGAAGCGCCGGGTGAAGTGGTGTTATTTCAAGGGCGCTCTTATAAGTCGTATCGGGGGATGGGTTCATTAGGAGCGATGAGTGAAGGCTCTAGTGATCGCTATTTCCAAGAAGGCAATGCGACGGATAAATTAGTACCAGAAGGTATTGAAGGTCGAGTCGATTATAAAGGCGTTATGCGTAGCGTGGTTCATCAGTTGATGGGTGGTCTACGTTCAGGGATGGGTTATGTCGGCTGTGCCGATGTGCACACTATGAAGAGCAAAGCGGAGTTTGTTCGTATTACTGGGGCAGGGATGCGAGAGAGCCATGTTCATGATGTGACTGTGACTAAAGAGCCACCGAATTACCAAGCACGTTAA
- a CDS encoding EamA family transporter, with translation MNVLIILFSVMLNAAAQVFLKSGMERIGRISLEHIPQVLPLAYKAATNPYIIAGFACYAISLVTWMVVLSRVAVSYAYPMLSVGYIVTAVAGYYLFSEPLTATRILGIIIIIIGVILINQ, from the coding sequence ATGAACGTATTGATTATATTGTTTAGCGTGATGCTAAACGCAGCAGCACAAGTTTTTTTAAAGTCTGGGATGGAGCGTATTGGCCGCATCTCCTTGGAGCATATCCCACAAGTGTTGCCATTGGCTTATAAGGCAGCAACCAACCCCTATATCATTGCAGGTTTTGCCTGTTATGCTATCAGCTTGGTCACCTGGATGGTTGTGCTTTCCCGGGTGGCGGTGAGTTATGCTTATCCGATGCTCAGTGTTGGCTATATTGTGACGGCTGTTGCAGGTTACTATCTGTTCAGTGAACCACTGACGGCAACACGGATTTTGGGCATCATTATTATTATCATTGGAGTGATTTTAATTAATCAATAA
- a CDS encoding DegT/DnrJ/EryC1/StrS family aminotransferase produces the protein MTQPFLPFVKPSISEAAIEEVSDSIRSGWLTTGPKVKRFEAALAEYVNAPTALTVSSATAGLHLVLAAMELSSGDEVITTPLTFVATANSIVAAGARPRFVDVDPKTFNLDINQVESAINERTRAIMPVHFAGLSVDLDPLYELAKKHNLRVIEDAAHAIGSDYKNQKIGSFGDIQVFSFHPNKNMTTGEGGAIICRDEKLAKKIQVLRFHGIDREAWNRFSKEGSQDYEVVAPGFKYNMMDIQAALGLHQLPELDGFIRDRAVIAERYLQELANWREWQLPENGHYENLHAWHIFTPLIQECAGMSRDQFVDAMKAHNIGIGVHWPRPVHLYAYYRESLGHQEGDFPHAENIMSRIVSLPMFPGMTSAEQDRVITAMNDVFKR, from the coding sequence ATGACACAACCATTTTTACCGTTTGTAAAGCCGTCTATTAGTGAAGCGGCGATTGAAGAAGTTTCAGACTCTATTCGTTCAGGTTGGTTAACGACCGGACCTAAAGTTAAACGTTTTGAAGCCGCTCTTGCTGAATATGTGAATGCGCCGACCGCTTTAACGGTCTCTTCAGCGACTGCCGGTTTGCATTTGGTTCTGGCGGCAATGGAGTTAAGTTCGGGTGATGAAGTGATCACCACACCGCTGACCTTTGTGGCAACGGCGAATAGTATTGTTGCAGCAGGTGCTAGACCGCGTTTTGTCGATGTAGACCCTAAGACGTTTAACTTGGATATAAATCAAGTTGAGTCAGCAATTAATGAAAGAACACGGGCGATTATGCCGGTGCATTTTGCTGGCTTGTCCGTTGATCTGGACCCGCTTTATGAACTCGCCAAAAAGCATAATTTGCGGGTGATTGAAGATGCGGCACATGCGATAGGTTCAGACTATAAAAACCAGAAAATCGGTAGTTTTGGTGATATTCAGGTTTTTAGTTTTCATCCGAATAAAAATATGACCACCGGTGAAGGCGGTGCGATTATTTGTCGTGATGAAAAATTGGCGAAAAAAATTCAGGTTTTGCGCTTTCATGGTATAGACCGTGAGGCCTGGAATCGCTTTAGTAAAGAAGGCAGTCAAGATTATGAAGTTGTCGCGCCGGGCTTTAAGTATAATATGATGGATATTCAAGCCGCTTTAGGCTTGCATCAATTGCCAGAGTTAGATGGTTTTATTCGTGATCGAGCCGTCATTGCTGAGCGTTATTTACAGGAACTTGCCAATTGGCGCGAATGGCAGCTTCCAGAAAATGGCCATTATGAAAACTTACATGCATGGCATATCTTCACGCCCTTGATTCAAGAGTGTGCAGGAATGAGTCGTGATCAATTTGTTGATGCGATGAAAGCACATAACATCGGTATCGGTGTGCATTGGCCACGCCCAGTGCATTTATATGCCTATTATCGAGAGTCTTTAGGCCATCAAGAAGGTGATTTCCCACATGCTGAGAATATTATGTCACGCATTGTGAGTTTGCCGATGTTTCCAGGAATGACAAGCGCAGAACAAGATCGTGTGATTACTGCAATGAATGATGTTTTTAAGAGGTAA
- a CDS encoding NAD(P)/FAD-dependent oxidoreductase yields the protein MNNKHYDIIICGGGVVGSAVAYFLSRSKDLNIALVDFKFPGNASRASAGGLWALGESTGLGCGVILFKTLSKQLRESGKKNDFTMQPHIMPDAFFDLALASNSMYPKLYQELKEHHGVDFKFEKTKLKFIFFDKYDRIYAEQIASAIPKYKEYINWIDQNELKKQEVNISKRAEGAMVFETDHQINPYRLTDAYTESARQNGVDLFLNTKITGIKKNSNTTISGVFTDKGLLSCNAIVNAGGAWAEQISLWATGMKMPVFPVKGQVVISERMPKLLDSCLTTSDCYIAQKDNGEILIGSTTEERGFDTQTDINHIKELVQGASRCVPALKEANIKRCWAGLRPGSPDELPILGPVPGIQGYFNACGHFRTGMLTSAITGQLLNELIRKQPLSLDIKPFLYERFLDHQGNMVANYHLENSL from the coding sequence ATGAATAATAAACATTACGATATTATCATTTGTGGAGGTGGCGTTGTTGGCAGTGCAGTCGCGTATTTCCTTAGCCGCTCTAAAGACCTTAACATAGCTCTTGTTGATTTTAAGTTCCCTGGAAATGCTTCTCGAGCTTCTGCTGGCGGACTATGGGCGCTTGGTGAGTCTACAGGACTGGGGTGTGGCGTTATCTTATTTAAAACCCTGTCAAAACAGTTAAGAGAAAGTGGCAAAAAAAATGACTTCACGATGCAACCACACATTATGCCAGATGCATTTTTTGATTTGGCTTTAGCTTCTAACTCTATGTACCCAAAACTTTATCAAGAACTAAAAGAGCATCATGGTGTTGATTTTAAATTCGAAAAAACAAAGCTAAAATTTATATTTTTTGATAAATACGATCGCATTTATGCTGAACAAATTGCATCAGCAATCCCCAAGTATAAAGAGTATATTAATTGGATTGATCAAAATGAATTAAAGAAGCAAGAAGTAAATATTTCAAAGCGCGCCGAGGGTGCAATGGTGTTTGAAACCGATCACCAAATAAACCCTTACCGTTTAACTGATGCCTATACTGAATCTGCCCGGCAAAATGGAGTTGACTTGTTCTTGAACACTAAAATTACCGGCATTAAAAAAAATAGCAATACAACGATTAGCGGTGTTTTCACAGACAAAGGATTATTATCTTGTAATGCTATCGTTAATGCAGGGGGTGCCTGGGCTGAACAAATTAGCTTATGGGCGACAGGCATGAAAATGCCTGTTTTTCCTGTCAAAGGTCAGGTTGTGATTTCAGAGCGCATGCCAAAACTTTTAGACAGTTGCCTCACCACTAGTGATTGTTATATTGCTCAAAAAGATAATGGTGAAATTTTAATAGGTTCTACGACTGAAGAACGGGGGTTTGATACTCAAACGGATATCAATCACATCAAAGAGCTAGTACAAGGGGCAAGTCGCTGTGTTCCTGCGCTTAAAGAGGCGAATATCAAACGCTGCTGGGCAGGTTTAAGGCCAGGATCTCCAGATGAGTTACCTATCCTTGGGCCAGTGCCAGGCATTCAAGGTTACTTTAATGCCTGCGGCCATTTTAGAACAGGGATGCTTACTTCAGCAATAACAGGACAGCTCTTAAATGAGTTGATTCGAAAACAGCCATTATCGTTAGATATAAAACCCTTCTTATATGAACGCTTTTTGGATCATCAAGGCAACATGGTCGCTAATTATCATTTAGAAAATAGCTTGTAA
- a CDS encoding NAD(P)/FAD-dependent oxidoreductase, with the protein MNKIIIIGAGPAGISAAICLAKKGIKTTIIDESPKVGGVIYRGPWRKTIQMPHLDDKLKAKMKKLKSGYIEYQDLINLRLNTRVLGPQSNQSLLINHNDTIQCIDYDFLLLATGCQERSIPFPGWQLPGVMLMGGIQLQLKSGLVRPGVKIALVGTGPLLALITCQLHKAGCQVIGVYEASPFYRLAKEVIALMNRPQLVLEGLSMMNYIKQHKIPFHYGWGIVEAHGKEALQKAIVAPYDKYWQPNLARSKAIMVDTLGVGYGFSSRSQLAQLLHLDMEYDEQSGLIPKVDQWQCSSSQHIYAAGDNAYVVGADAAMIEGTIAAESIAAKLGKNSISKDSHRIIQLRRRKKRIYRFRHAFDRISKQQHNLLNLAKENTTICRCENVKKQAIEEALAEGCQDIVSLKMKTRVTMGDCQGKVCSHYCYDRLAAAGFRQQMGVVRPRFPLDPIPFSALLKEGLSDE; encoded by the coding sequence ATGAATAAAATTATTATTATTGGTGCTGGACCTGCTGGCATTTCCGCAGCAATATGCCTTGCTAAAAAAGGTATTAAAACAACAATTATTGACGAATCTCCCAAAGTCGGTGGTGTCATTTATCGAGGACCGTGGCGAAAAACCATCCAAATGCCTCACTTAGATGACAAGCTAAAAGCTAAGATGAAAAAGTTAAAATCTGGCTATATTGAATATCAAGACTTAATTAATTTGCGCCTTAATACACGAGTTCTTGGCCCTCAAAGTAATCAGTCATTGCTTATTAATCATAATGACACTATTCAATGTATCGACTATGATTTCCTACTTCTTGCCACTGGCTGTCAGGAGCGTAGCATTCCTTTTCCTGGCTGGCAGCTTCCAGGAGTCATGTTAATGGGAGGAATTCAACTACAGTTGAAAAGTGGATTGGTCCGTCCAGGTGTAAAAATTGCCCTGGTTGGTACAGGCCCACTCCTTGCTTTAATTACTTGTCAGCTACACAAAGCAGGTTGCCAAGTCATTGGCGTTTATGAAGCATCGCCATTTTATCGTCTTGCAAAAGAAGTTATTGCACTAATGAATAGACCTCAGCTTGTCCTTGAAGGACTATCAATGATGAATTACATTAAACAGCACAAGATTCCTTTCCATTATGGCTGGGGGATTGTTGAGGCTCACGGCAAAGAAGCCCTGCAAAAAGCGATTGTTGCGCCATATGACAAATATTGGCAGCCAAACTTAGCAAGATCTAAAGCAATTATGGTTGATACACTGGGTGTTGGTTATGGTTTTTCTAGCCGCTCTCAACTTGCACAACTACTACACCTCGATATGGAGTATGACGAGCAAAGTGGGTTAATCCCTAAAGTTGATCAGTGGCAATGCAGCAGTTCTCAGCATATTTATGCCGCGGGTGATAATGCCTATGTTGTCGGGGCAGATGCAGCAATGATTGAAGGCACGATTGCCGCCGAGTCTATTGCAGCTAAGCTTGGCAAGAACTCGATATCGAAGGATTCTCATCGTATTATACAATTACGCAGGAGGAAAAAACGTATTTACCGTTTTCGTCATGCTTTTGATCGTATTAGTAAGCAGCAACACAACTTACTTAATTTAGCAAAAGAAAATACAACGATTTGTCGATGTGAAAACGTAAAAAAACAAGCAATTGAAGAAGCATTAGCAGAGGGGTGTCAGGATATTGTCAGCCTGAAAATGAAAACTCGTGTGACAATGGGAGATTGTCAAGGCAAAGTATGTAGCCACTATTGTTACGACCGCCTTGCCGCGGCAGGGTTTAGACAGCAAATGGGAGTTGTGCGCCCTCGCTTTCCTCTAGATCCTATTCCTTTCTCCGCTCTCTTAAAGGAGGGTTTAAGTGATGAATAA
- the guaA gene encoding glutamine-hydrolyzing GMP synthase → MAQDIHADRILILDFGSQYTQLIARRVRELGVYCELLPFDVDIKRIRDFKPSGIILSGGPESVHDVEANVRAPEVVFELNCPVLGICYGMQTMAEQFGGKVAACAKSEFGYAEIEVIERSVLLEGIEDRVGQNDESLLDVWMSHGDHVSVLPEDFKLLARSENAPIAAMADESRGYYGVQFHPEVTHTRQGARMLERFVRDICGCEALWTPGKIIEDSILQVKKQVGDDEVILALSGGVDSSVVAALLHKALGDKLTCIFVDTGLLRLNEGDEVMRMFADHFGVRVIRVNAEARYLKALEGVSDPEQKRKIIGGLFVEIFDEEAAKLTNAKWLAQGTIYPDVIESAGAASGKAHVIKSHHNVGGLPEDMKLGLVEPLRELFKDEVRKIGLELGLPYEMVYRHPFPGPGLGVRILGEVKKEYADVLRLADAIFIEELRRSGWYEKTSQAFTVFLPVKSVGVMGDGRRYDWVVSLRAVETIDFMTAHWAELPYELLGRISNRIINEVSGISRVVYDISGKPPATIEWE, encoded by the coding sequence ATGGCCCAAGATATTCATGCTGATCGTATTTTAATTTTAGACTTTGGTTCTCAGTATACTCAGCTAATTGCACGTCGAGTGCGTGAGTTAGGTGTCTATTGTGAATTATTGCCTTTTGATGTGGATATCAAGCGTATTCGAGACTTTAAGCCTAGCGGAATTATTCTATCGGGTGGCCCTGAGTCTGTGCATGATGTTGAAGCGAATGTCCGTGCGCCGGAAGTCGTTTTTGAGTTAAATTGTCCGGTACTTGGCATTTGTTATGGCATGCAAACGATGGCTGAGCAGTTTGGTGGCAAAGTCGCCGCTTGTGCTAAAAGTGAGTTTGGTTATGCTGAAATAGAAGTGATTGAGCGGTCTGTTTTGCTTGAAGGCATTGAAGATCGTGTCGGCCAAAATGATGAATCACTATTAGATGTTTGGATGAGTCATGGTGATCATGTCAGCGTTTTGCCTGAAGACTTTAAGTTGCTTGCTCGCTCTGAAAATGCTCCGATTGCCGCAATGGCTGATGAGTCGCGGGGTTATTATGGGGTGCAGTTTCACCCAGAAGTCACTCATACGCGCCAGGGTGCAAGAATGCTCGAGCGCTTTGTACGCGATATTTGTGGCTGTGAAGCCTTATGGACGCCAGGAAAAATCATTGAAGACTCTATCTTGCAAGTTAAAAAGCAGGTCGGTGATGACGAGGTCATTCTTGCTTTATCCGGGGGTGTAGATTCATCTGTAGTCGCTGCTTTATTGCATAAGGCCCTCGGTGATAAATTGACCTGTATTTTTGTGGATACGGGTTTGTTACGCTTAAATGAAGGCGATGAAGTGATGCGCATGTTTGCCGATCACTTTGGAGTGCGGGTGATTCGAGTGAATGCTGAAGCGCGTTATTTAAAAGCTCTTGAAGGGGTGAGTGATCCTGAGCAAAAGCGCAAGATTATCGGTGGTTTATTTGTTGAGATTTTCGATGAGGAAGCGGCAAAACTGACCAATGCAAAATGGTTGGCGCAAGGGACAATTTATCCGGATGTAATCGAGTCTGCGGGGGCGGCTTCAGGTAAGGCGCATGTGATTAAATCCCATCATAATGTTGGTGGCTTGCCTGAGGATATGAAGCTCGGTTTAGTTGAACCGCTGCGTGAATTATTTAAAGATGAAGTGCGTAAAATTGGCTTAGAGCTCGGTTTACCTTATGAGATGGTCTATCGCCACCCGTTTCCCGGCCCAGGCTTGGGTGTGAGAATACTGGGCGAAGTGAAAAAAGAATACGCTGATGTTCTACGTTTGGCCGATGCAATTTTCATCGAAGAGTTGCGCCGCTCAGGTTGGTATGAGAAGACTAGTCAGGCGTTTACGGTCTTCTTGCCAGTGAAGTCGGTCGGTGTGATGGGGGATGGTCGTCGTTATGACTGGGTGGTGTCTTTACGTGCAGTAGAAACCATTGATTTTATGACGGCACACTGGGCAGAGTTACCTTATGAACTACTGGGGCGTATCTCGAATCGTATTATTAATGAGGTTTCAGGGATTTCTCGAGTGGTTTATGATATTTCTGGTAAACCGCCGGCGACGATCGAGTGGGAATAG
- a CDS encoding (2Fe-2S)-binding protein translates to MTSKLIRTQDITPPCDKTFIIWVNDKPLSAIQGESVLSALLASNYKSLMKNDHAICNGAYCGMGVCHNCYVQVNSQYKKRACQTIVQAGMKIKTLSNRFDNAQND, encoded by the coding sequence ATGACCAGTAAATTAATACGTACACAAGATATTACACCTCCTTGTGATAAAACCTTTATCATTTGGGTCAACGATAAACCCTTAAGTGCTATCCAAGGGGAGTCTGTTCTTTCTGCATTATTAGCTTCTAATTATAAGTCCTTAATGAAAAATGATCATGCTATCTGTAATGGAGCTTATTGCGGAATGGGTGTGTGCCACAACTGCTATGTCCAAGTGAATAGTCAATATAAAAAACGAGCCTGTCAGACAATTGTTCAGGCAGGCATGAAAATTAAAACACTATCAAATAGGTTTGATAATGCGCAAAATGATTAA
- a CDS encoding late competence development ComFB family protein codes for MDTVHLPYTDEDLENLAIQLVYQEIDYIIRHHLDEFCHCKVCIQDIAAIALNHIPPIYQTSCIEKAKTLESQGSQLKKLARIEVLKAIRKVKMNSHCSS; via the coding sequence ATGGACACAGTGCATCTTCCTTACACCGATGAAGACCTTGAAAATTTAGCGATTCAACTTGTTTATCAAGAAATCGATTATATCATCCGTCATCATCTTGATGAGTTTTGTCATTGTAAGGTCTGTATACAAGATATCGCAGCGATTGCACTAAATCATATTCCACCTATCTATCAAACCAGCTGTATAGAAAAGGCAAAAACTTTAGAGAGCCAGGGGAGCCAACTTAAGAAGCTGGCTCGCATCGAAGTATTAAAGGCAATTCGTAAAGTAAAAATGAACAGCCATTGCTCAAGTTAG
- a CDS encoding bifunctional UDP-4-keto-pentose/UDP-xylose synthase, whose amino-acid sequence MSTKVLILGVNGFIGSTLSEYILENTDWEVYGLDLSDHKLGQCIGHERFHFTEGDMLIHKEWVEYHVKKCDVVLPLVAIATPATYVKDPLRIFELDFEANLEVVRWCAKYNKHVVFPSTSEVYGMCDDDAFDEESSNFINGPINKPRWIYSNSKQLMDRVIHAMGEKEGLNYTLFRPFNWIGGRQDEVFNIKEGGARVLTQFISNIIHGRDIQLVDGGEQRRCFTYIDDGIEALARIIECRDSSANRQIINIGNPDNNHSIKELAEVLLTEIKKV is encoded by the coding sequence ATGAGCACAAAAGTACTAATTCTAGGTGTAAACGGCTTTATTGGTAGCACGTTAAGTGAATATATTTTAGAAAATACCGACTGGGAAGTTTATGGTCTAGATTTAAGTGATCATAAATTGGGACAATGCATCGGCCATGAGCGTTTTCATTTTACCGAAGGGGATATGCTCATCCATAAAGAGTGGGTGGAGTATCATGTTAAAAAGTGTGATGTAGTCTTGCCTTTGGTTGCTATTGCAACGCCTGCAACTTATGTGAAAGATCCGTTGCGGATTTTCGAGCTGGACTTTGAAGCGAATTTAGAAGTGGTGCGTTGGTGCGCTAAATACAATAAACACGTTGTTTTCCCATCGACCTCTGAAGTGTATGGCATGTGTGATGATGATGCCTTTGATGAAGAGAGCAGTAACTTTATTAACGGTCCAATTAATAAACCGCGTTGGATTTACTCGAATAGTAAACAGCTGATGGATCGAGTGATTCATGCCATGGGTGAAAAAGAAGGTTTAAACTATACGTTATTTCGTCCATTTAACTGGATTGGTGGTCGCCAGGATGAGGTTTTTAATATTAAAGAAGGCGGCGCACGCGTTTTAACCCAATTTATCAGTAATATTATTCATGGCCGTGATATTCAATTAGTTGATGGTGGCGAGCAACGCCGCTGCTTTACCTATATTGATGATGGTATTGAAGCGTTAGCGCGCATTATTGAGTGTCGCGACAGCTCAGCGAATCGCCAGATTATTAACATTGGCAATCCAGATAACAATCACTCGATTAAAGAGCTTGCTGAAGTCTTGCTGACTGAAATAAAAAAAGTATGA